The Planctellipticum variicoloris DNA window GCGAACCAAACTGGAAGACGTTCGGATTCGGTGCAGCGCGTGGCTGCTGGCCGCGGAGAACCAGATCCCAGTTGCCGTGGTCCAGCACGGCGGCGACGCGCGGCGGCGATAGACGCCAGAATTCGGCAAAGGCGCCTCGGAATTCCGGGCTGTCGAGCGGATCCTCCCGAGGTTCGCCATCGCTGATCCGCACCAGTACGCGGCCCAGGTCGCAGCGCAGCGAGACCAACGGCGTCGGCGGCAGCGCGTCGACATCAATCTGTCCCTGCCGCGTCAGTTGCCAGGGGAGCGGTTCCGGGGACTCTTCGGTCAGAGACTTGAGAAAGGCGAGCTGAGCAGGTTCCACGGTACTCGGAAGTTCGAGATAGATGCTGCCGCCGGCCCGCACCCACTGGCGGAGCGCATCGAGCTGCGGCCCGCGCAAGAGCGCCAGCGTGTCGCTCAACACGTAGACCGTGTCGAACTGGCAGTAGGCCAGCGCAGACTGCGGAAAATCCTGCGGCCGCAGGGTGACGACAACCGTCTGATAGACCCCTTCGGATTCTTCCGGTGCAAACGTCTCGAACTGAGTCTTGCCGATGAGCAAGTCCCGGCGGCGCGGTCGACTGCCGGCTGTCGGCGGCTCGCCAACGAGGGACATCATCGAATTTCGCTGGGCGGATGGGACTCGCAGAATCTGCGGCTGCAGCTCCAGCACCTGCCCGCGGGTTTCAAACCGAACCCGGACCGGCACTTCGTCGAGTGGCATGCCCACTGTCACCGGGGCCAGGAGCAGCGTCAACTGCTGTTGCGATTCCGTCAGGACGATGTCGTCGATGACGTAGGATGCGAACACGGTCTGGCCGTCATGGAGATCGAGCAGCAGCCGGCCTTCGACAATCGGATCGACCTGCGACCGCAGCGTCCAGAGCGTCAGCATCGGGCGATTCAGACGGACCGTGGGAGATGTCGGCGAAAGCTCCACCTGGAGATTCTGGGCGAGCTGCCCCTGGACCTTCCCCGGACTGATCAGAAGCAGGCCGGCGAGCACGAGCGGGAAATGCAACCTCATGCCGTCATCCCCTGCGGCGGACGCTGAAAATACCACCATTCAATCAGCAGGAACGCCAAGGCCGCAGCGGCGAGGTAGGGCCACAACGGCTGGTCGTTCTTCACGCCGCTGGAGGCCGCTGCGACGGCGACCTCCGGAAACTGCAGACGAGGAATCGTCGCCAGCGAGGTTTCGGTCGGACTGAGCAGGCTGACGCCTACGGTGGCTTTCGCAGCCCCCCCCGCCAGAATCTGATACTGGCCGATGACGGGCGCTGCCGCGCCCGAGAGGAGCCCCGAACCGTCGCTGCGTGCAACATCGGTCCGTCCGTTCGGTCCGACGATGCGGTATTCGGTATCGGGCGACAACGCGAGCGGCGGCAGAGCGCCGGTCGGTGCGGACCTCGCTTCAGTCAGCCCCGACTGCTGCTGAGCCAGCTCGCGCAGGTTCGAGATCAGGATCGGAAAGCCGACTCTGTAGGGCAGCGTCGACCGGTCGGGGTGGAACAGAAAATACTCGTCGAGCCCCCCTTCCCCGCGTTTCTCCAGAACCAGCGGCCCGGTCCGGCTCTGCACCAGGACTTCGTAGCCCGCGAGTTCAAATTCCCGATCGGTCGCACCGTTCTGGTTGGCGGGCTTGTCGGCGATCTGCACGTCGAAGAGCTGCACGTGCCGGAGCATCGGGCTGGTGCGGACCCAGTCGATGACCTCCGCCAGGCCGGTTTCCATCGTAACCAGCGTCTGGAGATCCGCCGGAATGACGCCAAAGTGGACCGTGACGCGAGAACCGGGACCGGTTTCGAGCGGCTGGTCGTTGAACTTGAGGTCGACCTCGGCGGGCTCCTTGCCGTCGCGCGGGTACAACTCCAGATCGGGAAGGACTTCGAGGGCATGCCGGACGGACGCCAGACTGGCGGGGCAAAAGACCATCAGCGACCGGAGAAGGGGCAGGCTGAGCCAGGCGACGTTGTCCGATTCGAGGGCGTCGAATCCGTCGGGGCGGATCCGCAGTTCGAGCTGCGTGGCGGCGTCGGCCGGAATCTGGAACACGAGTCGCTCGGCGTTGCCCCCTTCAATCGACGCCGTCTGGCGCGAAACGGACTCGCCGTCCTGCAGCAACTCGACTTCCACCAGGGACTTAGCGTCCTTCGCCCCTTCGAGCCGGGCGAAAACATCCCAGCCGGTGTCATTTCGGCGGGCGTTAAAGTCGGTGATGCCGATATTGGAGCCGCCCGGATCGAGTTTCTGGTAGTTGATCTTGAACGGGAGCTCGAAATCGATGCGGTCGGGAACATTCCCGTCGGTGATGAGGATGGCTTCTTCGACCGGATTGGCCCGGGCCAGCGCCTCGGCGATCCGCAGACCGTCTTCGAGCCGGCTGGGAACCTGCTGGATCTCCAGCTCGTCGAGGGCCGCGTGGAGCAGCCGCTTGTTGTTGGTGAATTCCGTCAGCCGCCGACCCGAGGAATGGACGGCGATCAGGCAGAGCCGCTGGTCGGCGACGAGGTTGTCGATCAGCCGCCGGACCTGATCCTTGGCCTCTTCGAGCCGGGTCGCCCCCCCCGCCGAAGCCCGAGCGGCCATGCTGGCGGAGCAGTCGATCAGCACGGGGATGAACCGGGCCCGTTCCGCGCCGGCGGGGCGAAAGGGCTGCATGGCCGCGAGGATCAGGCAGAACAGCAGCAGGAGCTGGAACAGCAGCAATAAGTTCCGCTTGAATTTCTGGAACGGAGAATTGACGCGCTGGTCGTTGAGAACGCGCCGCCAGAGGGCCAGCGAAGGGACTTCCACGCGCGGCCGGCGGAGCTTGAGGAAGTAGAAGATCACCAGCGGAATCGTCAGCAGGAACAACCACGCCGCCAGCGGTGATGTGAAGCCCAACCAGGACATGAATCCGAGCCTTTGCGGAAAGCGTGCCGGTCTCTCGTGCGGAATCGATCGATCAACTCACCCAGCCGCGACGGCGGAGAGTGTCGAACAGGACGGTATCAATCGGCGTCGACGAATCGATGGTCAGGCAGCGGCCATTCCGTTGACGGCAGACCTGTGCGAGGTATTCCTGCAGGTCCGTCAGGTGCTGATGATACAGCCCGAGCAGTTCGCCGGCGGAAGTAATGTCGAGCGTCTGGGAGGTTTCCGAATCGACGAACCGGAGGTCGCCGTTCAGATCGGGATGGAGCTCCTCGGGGGCCAGAATCTGCACGGCGAACGTTTCCAGCCCCGCGCTGAACAGATGATTGAACGGCCGATCGAGGGCGCCGAATGTCAGGAAGTCCGACAACAGGATGGCGATGCCCCGGCCGCGATGCTGCTTCAGGACTTCGCTGACCGCCAGATCGATCGGGAAATCGCCGCCCGGTTCGAGGCGTTCGAGGAATTCGAGCACCCGCCGGAGGCTGGGCCGGCCGGTGGTCGGGGGCAGCATCTGCAGCGCCCGGCCCTGCTGATTGCAGGAGAAGATGCTGACCCGTTCGAGGTTCATCAGCCCCATGATGCTGAACGACGCCGCGAGCTGCCGGGCCCGTTCGAACTTGCTGCCGAAGAGCATCGACGAGGAGGCGTCGAGGAGCACGACGACGTGCATTTCCTCTTCGTGACGGTAGAGCTTGAGATAGGGCCGGTTGAGCCGGGAGAAGATGTTCCAGTCGACGTACCGCATATCGTCGCCGGCGACGTAATCGCGGTAGTCGTTGAATTCGGTGCTGGTCCCCCCCTTCCCGGCCAGGTGCTCCCCCCGGCTGCGGTTGGTGAGCCGGCGCAACGGCGTCAGCCGCATCCGTTCCACACGGGCGAGGGTCGAGTTTTCGAGCAGCGAGGTGAATTGTGCGGTAGCCATGAACGAAAGACTTCTCGCAGAGACGCAGAGGAAGTGGAGTTCGCAGAGAAAAGCAAGAGGGCAATCTAGAGAAGACAATGTGTCAAATCGGAAGACCGTTGACTACGCGAACGATTCCATCCTTCAGCAGATCGACATGGAAATGGATTGAAAGACCAAGTTGCAGGCCGCTGAGTTTCAGGCAAGTATTGAAGCTGGTGGCGTTGGACGGGTCCCAGATT harbors:
- a CDS encoding BatA domain-containing protein; the encoded protein is MSWLGFTSPLAAWLFLLTIPLVIFYFLKLRRPRVEVPSLALWRRVLNDQRVNSPFQKFKRNLLLLFQLLLLFCLILAAMQPFRPAGAERARFIPVLIDCSASMAARASAGGATRLEEAKDQVRRLIDNLVADQRLCLIAVHSSGRRLTEFTNNKRLLHAALDELEIQQVPSRLEDGLRIAEALARANPVEEAILITDGNVPDRIDFELPFKINYQKLDPGGSNIGITDFNARRNDTGWDVFARLEGAKDAKSLVEVELLQDGESVSRQTASIEGGNAERLVFQIPADAATQLELRIRPDGFDALESDNVAWLSLPLLRSLMVFCPASLASVRHALEVLPDLELYPRDGKEPAEVDLKFNDQPLETGPGSRVTVHFGVIPADLQTLVTMETGLAEVIDWVRTSPMLRHVQLFDVQIADKPANQNGATDREFELAGYEVLVQSRTGPLVLEKRGEGGLDEYFLFHPDRSTLPYRVGFPILISNLRELAQQQSGLTEARSAPTGALPPLALSPDTEYRIVGPNGRTDVARSDGSGLLSGAAAPVIGQYQILAGGAAKATVGVSLLSPTETSLATIPRLQFPEVAVAAASSGVKNDQPLWPYLAAAALAFLLIEWWYFQRPPQGMTA
- a CDS encoding DUF58 domain-containing protein; this encodes MATAQFTSLLENSTLARVERMRLTPLRRLTNRSRGEHLAGKGGTSTEFNDYRDYVAGDDMRYVDWNIFSRLNRPYLKLYRHEEEMHVVVLLDASSSMLFGSKFERARQLAASFSIMGLMNLERVSIFSCNQQGRALQMLPPTTGRPSLRRVLEFLERLEPGGDFPIDLAVSEVLKQHRGRGIAILLSDFLTFGALDRPFNHLFSAGLETFAVQILAPEELHPDLNGDLRFVDSETSQTLDITSAGELLGLYHQHLTDLQEYLAQVCRQRNGRCLTIDSSTPIDTVLFDTLRRRGWVS